One window from the genome of Epinephelus fuscoguttatus linkage group LG3, E.fuscoguttatus.final_Chr_v1 encodes:
- the LOC125886623 gene encoding circadian locomoter output cycles protein kaput-like isoform X2, producing the protein MTSSIGDDCSIFDGLMEEDEKDKAKRVSRNKSEKKRRDQFNVLIKELGTMLPGNTRKMDKSTILQKSIDFLCKHKEIAAQSESSEIRQDWKPPFLSNEEFTQLMLEALDGFFIAIMTDGNILYVSESVTSLLEHLPTDLVDQNLLNFLPVGEHSEVYKALSTHPTDHDNLNSDYLKTKNHLEFCCHMLRGTIDPKEPPVYEYVKFIGNFKSLNNVPNVARNGLAGVLQRSLQPAFDDQVCFVATVRLAKPQFIKEMCTVEEPNEEFTSRHSLEWKFLFLDHRAPPIIGYLPFEVLGTSGYDYYHVDDLETLAKCHEHLMQYGKGKSCYYRFLTKGQQWIWLQTHYYITYHQWNSRPEFIVCTHTVVSYAEVRAEQRRELGIEEANPEVTANKSQDSGSESQLNTSSLKEALERFDRSRTPSTSSRSSRKSSSHVSDNTCTSTASKLHMDTATPPRQSLASTMEMTSQRRSSISSQSMSSQTTSQSVTPAMITQQQQQQQQQQQQQQQQQQQQQQQQQQQQQQQQQQQQQQPQQPQQLQTNVQPVMEFSAQVNAMQHLKEQLEQRTRLIQANIQRQQEELRHIQEQLQRVQGQGIQMLLQQPTGAMNVQLPQVGSVQQTATLTGQVQQTTINPVHSGTQQLTIQQQAPPPQQSLQQQQTNALTQPQRQSQQPQQQQQQQQQQQTQGSVSAPLYNTMMISQPGQPNVLQISTSLPQSNTQPGTAVATFTQDRQIRFPAGQQLVTKLVTAPMACGAVMVPTSMFMGQVVTAYNPFGGQQGGQTQTLTLQPAQAPQGQPDGQNQTTVVAQSGQQGQQQQQQFLQGTRLLHSNQSTQLILQAAFPLQQQGTFTQATHQQQPQQQQQQQQRQQQQQQQQQQSHHQRHQQQLKPQPQKQQKAPSSHRTDSVSSQPQ; encoded by the exons atgacatcaagCATAGG GGATGATTGTAGCATCTTTGATGGGTTGATGGAAGAAGATGAAAAGGACAAAGCAAAACG TGTGTCCCGTAACAAGTCTGAGAAGAAGCGGAGAGACCAGTTCAATGTCCTCATCAAGGAACTCGGCACGATGTTGCCGGGCAACACCAGGAAGATGGACAAGTCCACCATCCTGCAGAAAAGCATTGACTTCCTGTGTAAACACAAAG AGATTGCAGCCCAGTCGGAGTCGAGTGAGATCAGGCAGGACTGGAAACCTCCGTTTCTTAGCAATGAGGAGTTTACCCAGCTCATGCTGGAG GCTCTGGATGGGTTCTTTATAGCAATAATGACTGATGGGAACATCCTCTACGTCTCTGAGAGTGTCACCTCACTACTAGAACACCTACCG acgGATTTGGTGGACCAGAACCTGTTAAACTTCCTGCCAGTAGGGGAACACTCCGAGGTGTACAAGGCTCTGTCCACGCACCCCACCGACCACGACAACCTTAACTCTGATTACCTAAAGA caAAGAACCACTTGGAGTTCTGCTGCCATATGCTGCGAGGGACCATTGACCCCAAAGAACCGCCTGTCTACGAATATGTAAAGTTCATTGGCAACTTCAAATCACTCAATAATG TCCCCAATGTTGCGAGGAATGGTCTAGCGGGGGTGTTACAGCGGTCACTACAACCTGCATTTGATGACCAGGTGTGCTTTGTAGCCACTGTTCGGCTGGCCAAACCTCAGTTTATCAAG GAGATGTGTACAGTGGAGGAGCCCAATGAAGAATTCACCTCTAGGCACAGTCTAGAATGGAAGTTTCTCTTCTTAGACCACAg AGCTCCACCAATCATTGGCTACCTGCCTTTTGAGGTTCTGGGAACATCAGGGTACGACTATTACCATGTGGACGACCTTGAGACACTGGCCAAGTGTCACGAACATT TGATGCAGTATGGTAAAGGGAAGTCTTGCTACTATCGTTTCCTGACTAAAGGTCAACAGTGGATCTGGCTTCAGACGCACTACTACATCACCTACCACCAGTGGAACTCGCGACCGGAGTTTATTGTCTGCACGCACACAGTAGTCAG CTATGCAGAGGTGAGGGCAGAACAGCGCAGAGAGCTGGGCATTGAGGAGGCTAACCCAGAAGTCACTGCAAATAAG AGTCAGGACTCGGGCTCAGAGTCGCAGCTGAATACGTCCAGCCTCAAGGAGGCTCTGGAGCGATTTGACCGCAGCCGAACACCCTCAACCTCCTCACGAAGTTCTCGCAAGTCCTCATCGCACGTCTCTGACAACACTTGCACTt CAACAGCCTCCAAGCTACACATGGACACGGCCACGCCTCCCCGGCAGTCACTAGCCTCCACCATGGAGATGACATCACAGCGTCGCTCATCCATCAGCAGCCAG TCTATGAGCTCTCAGACCACAAGCCAGAGTGTGACTCCCGCTATGATCactcaacagcagcagcagcagcaacagcaacaacaacaacaacagcagcagcagcagcagcagcagcaacaacaacaacaacaacaacagcaacaacagcagcagcaacaacaacaaccacaacaaccacagcaGTTACAGACAAATGTACAG CCGGTGATGGAGTTCTCAGCGCAGGTGAATGCCATGCAGCATCTAAAGGAGCAGCTGGAGCAGAGGACGAGACTGATCCAAGCCAACATCCAGCGGCAGCAGGAGGAGCTGAGACACATCCAGGAGCAGCTACAGAGAGTGCAGGGACAGGGCATACAG atgttgctgcagcagccgaCTGGAGCGATGAACGTGCAGCTCCCCCAGGTGGGCTCGGTCCAGCAAACAGCTACTTTGACCGGTCAGGTCCAGCAAACAACAATTAACCCCGTCCATTCAGGAACTCAGCAGCTCACCATCCAGCAGCAGGCACCACCACCCCAGCAGAgcctacagcagcagcagaccaacGCCCTCACACag CCCCAGCGTCAGTCCCAACAaccacaacagcaacagcaacaacaacaacaacaacagacccAGGGCTCTGTATCTGCTCCACTATACAACACCATGATGATTTCCCAGCCAGGGCAGCCCAACGTGCTGCAGATCAGCACCAGCCTGCCGCAGTCCAACACACAGCCAGGCACTGCAGTGGCCACTTTCACACAGGACCGACAGATCCG GTTCCCAGCAGGGCAGCAGCTGGTGACCAAGCTTGTGACAGCTCCGATGGCATGTGGAGCAGTCATGGTGCCCACCTCCATGTTCATGGGGCAGGTGGTCACTGCGTACAACCCCTTCGGTGGGCAGCAG GGAGGGCAAACCCAGACTCTCACTCTGCAACCAGCCCAAGCGCCTCAAGGTCAGCCAGATGGCCAAAACCAGACCACTGTAGTGGCACAGAGTGGccagcaggggcagcagcaacaacagcagttcCTACAG GGCACTCGTCTTCTCCATAGTAACCAGTCTACCCAGCTGATTCTGCAGGCAGCTTTCCCACTCCAACAACAGGGTACCTTCACCCAGGCAACGCACCAACAGCAAccgcagcaacaacagcagcagcagcaacggcaacagcagcaacaacagcagcagcagcaatctCATCACCAGAggcaccagcagcagctgaaacCACAACCCCAGAAACAGCAGAAAGCCCCGTCGTCGCACAGGACTGACAGCGTCAGCAGCCAACCACAGTAA
- the LOC125886623 gene encoding circadian locomoter output cycles protein kaput-like isoform X1, which produces MTSSIGDDCSIFDGLMEEDEKDKAKRVSRNKSEKKRRDQFNVLIKELGTMLPGNTRKMDKSTILQKSIDFLCKHKEIAAQSESSEIRQDWKPPFLSNEEFTQLMLEALDGFFIAIMTDGNILYVSESVTSLLEHLPTDLVDQNLLNFLPVGEHSEVYKALSTHPTDHDNLNSDYLKTKNHLEFCCHMLRGTIDPKEPPVYEYVKFIGNFKSLNNVPNVARNGLAGVLQRSLQPAFDDQVCFVATVRLAKPQFIKEMCTVEEPNEEFTSRHSLEWKFLFLDHRAPPIIGYLPFEVLGTSGYDYYHVDDLETLAKCHEHLMQYGKGKSCYYRFLTKGQQWIWLQTHYYITYHQWNSRPEFIVCTHTVVSYAEVRAEQRRELGIEEANPEVTANKSQDSGSESQLNTSSLKEALERFDRSRTPSTSSRSSRKSSSHVSDNTCTSTASKLHMDTATPPRQSLASTMEMTSQRRSSISSQSMSSQTTSQSVTPAMITQQQQQQQQQQQQQQQQQQQQQQQQQQQQQQQQQQQQQQPQQPQQLQTNVQPVMEFSAQVNAMQHLKEQLEQRTRLIQANIQRQQEELRHIQEQLQRVQGQGIQMLLQQPTGAMNVQLPQVGSVQQTATLTGQVQQTTINPVHSGTQQLTIQQQAPPPQQSLQQQQTNALTQPQRQSQQPQQQQQQQQQQQTQGSVSAPLYNTMMISQPGQPNVLQISTSLPQSNTQPGTAVATFTQDRQIRFPAGQQLVTKLVTAPMACGAVMVPTSMFMGQVVTAYNPFGGQQQGGQTQTLTLQPAQAPQGQPDGQNQTTVVAQSGQQGQQQQQQFLQGTRLLHSNQSTQLILQAAFPLQQQGTFTQATHQQQPQQQQQQQQRQQQQQQQQQQSHHQRHQQQLKPQPQKQQKAPSSHRTDSVSSQPQ; this is translated from the exons atgacatcaagCATAGG GGATGATTGTAGCATCTTTGATGGGTTGATGGAAGAAGATGAAAAGGACAAAGCAAAACG TGTGTCCCGTAACAAGTCTGAGAAGAAGCGGAGAGACCAGTTCAATGTCCTCATCAAGGAACTCGGCACGATGTTGCCGGGCAACACCAGGAAGATGGACAAGTCCACCATCCTGCAGAAAAGCATTGACTTCCTGTGTAAACACAAAG AGATTGCAGCCCAGTCGGAGTCGAGTGAGATCAGGCAGGACTGGAAACCTCCGTTTCTTAGCAATGAGGAGTTTACCCAGCTCATGCTGGAG GCTCTGGATGGGTTCTTTATAGCAATAATGACTGATGGGAACATCCTCTACGTCTCTGAGAGTGTCACCTCACTACTAGAACACCTACCG acgGATTTGGTGGACCAGAACCTGTTAAACTTCCTGCCAGTAGGGGAACACTCCGAGGTGTACAAGGCTCTGTCCACGCACCCCACCGACCACGACAACCTTAACTCTGATTACCTAAAGA caAAGAACCACTTGGAGTTCTGCTGCCATATGCTGCGAGGGACCATTGACCCCAAAGAACCGCCTGTCTACGAATATGTAAAGTTCATTGGCAACTTCAAATCACTCAATAATG TCCCCAATGTTGCGAGGAATGGTCTAGCGGGGGTGTTACAGCGGTCACTACAACCTGCATTTGATGACCAGGTGTGCTTTGTAGCCACTGTTCGGCTGGCCAAACCTCAGTTTATCAAG GAGATGTGTACAGTGGAGGAGCCCAATGAAGAATTCACCTCTAGGCACAGTCTAGAATGGAAGTTTCTCTTCTTAGACCACAg AGCTCCACCAATCATTGGCTACCTGCCTTTTGAGGTTCTGGGAACATCAGGGTACGACTATTACCATGTGGACGACCTTGAGACACTGGCCAAGTGTCACGAACATT TGATGCAGTATGGTAAAGGGAAGTCTTGCTACTATCGTTTCCTGACTAAAGGTCAACAGTGGATCTGGCTTCAGACGCACTACTACATCACCTACCACCAGTGGAACTCGCGACCGGAGTTTATTGTCTGCACGCACACAGTAGTCAG CTATGCAGAGGTGAGGGCAGAACAGCGCAGAGAGCTGGGCATTGAGGAGGCTAACCCAGAAGTCACTGCAAATAAG AGTCAGGACTCGGGCTCAGAGTCGCAGCTGAATACGTCCAGCCTCAAGGAGGCTCTGGAGCGATTTGACCGCAGCCGAACACCCTCAACCTCCTCACGAAGTTCTCGCAAGTCCTCATCGCACGTCTCTGACAACACTTGCACTt CAACAGCCTCCAAGCTACACATGGACACGGCCACGCCTCCCCGGCAGTCACTAGCCTCCACCATGGAGATGACATCACAGCGTCGCTCATCCATCAGCAGCCAG TCTATGAGCTCTCAGACCACAAGCCAGAGTGTGACTCCCGCTATGATCactcaacagcagcagcagcagcaacagcaacaacaacaacaacagcagcagcagcagcagcagcagcaacaacaacaacaacaacaacagcaacaacagcagcagcaacaacaacaaccacaacaaccacagcaGTTACAGACAAATGTACAG CCGGTGATGGAGTTCTCAGCGCAGGTGAATGCCATGCAGCATCTAAAGGAGCAGCTGGAGCAGAGGACGAGACTGATCCAAGCCAACATCCAGCGGCAGCAGGAGGAGCTGAGACACATCCAGGAGCAGCTACAGAGAGTGCAGGGACAGGGCATACAG atgttgctgcagcagccgaCTGGAGCGATGAACGTGCAGCTCCCCCAGGTGGGCTCGGTCCAGCAAACAGCTACTTTGACCGGTCAGGTCCAGCAAACAACAATTAACCCCGTCCATTCAGGAACTCAGCAGCTCACCATCCAGCAGCAGGCACCACCACCCCAGCAGAgcctacagcagcagcagaccaacGCCCTCACACag CCCCAGCGTCAGTCCCAACAaccacaacagcaacagcaacaacaacaacaacaacagacccAGGGCTCTGTATCTGCTCCACTATACAACACCATGATGATTTCCCAGCCAGGGCAGCCCAACGTGCTGCAGATCAGCACCAGCCTGCCGCAGTCCAACACACAGCCAGGCACTGCAGTGGCCACTTTCACACAGGACCGACAGATCCG GTTCCCAGCAGGGCAGCAGCTGGTGACCAAGCTTGTGACAGCTCCGATGGCATGTGGAGCAGTCATGGTGCCCACCTCCATGTTCATGGGGCAGGTGGTCACTGCGTACAACCCCTTCGGTGGGCAGCAG CAGGGAGGGCAAACCCAGACTCTCACTCTGCAACCAGCCCAAGCGCCTCAAGGTCAGCCAGATGGCCAAAACCAGACCACTGTAGTGGCACAGAGTGGccagcaggggcagcagcaacaacagcagttcCTACAG GGCACTCGTCTTCTCCATAGTAACCAGTCTACCCAGCTGATTCTGCAGGCAGCTTTCCCACTCCAACAACAGGGTACCTTCACCCAGGCAACGCACCAACAGCAAccgcagcaacaacagcagcagcagcaacggcaacagcagcaacaacagcagcagcagcaatctCATCACCAGAggcaccagcagcagctgaaacCACAACCCCAGAAACAGCAGAAAGCCCCGTCGTCGCACAGGACTGACAGCGTCAGCAGCCAACCACAGTAA